Part of the Grimontia kaedaensis genome is shown below.
TCGATCACCCAGGCCATCCGTGAAGCGAACCTGCCCGGTGTTGAGGAAATCTGCCCGGCAAACGCCTCATTTCAGGTGAAGTACAATCCAGACGTTTGCGCGCCTGAAACTATGCTCGCCGCGATTCAGGACATCGAAAAAGCGCAAGCGGCAGGAAAAGCAGAAATCGATACCCGCATCGTTGAGGTGCCGGTTTTCTACCAAGACCCCTGGACCCATGAAACCCTGATGCGGTTTCGCGATCGCCATCAGGATCCGGAAGGCACCGATCTCTCTTACGCCGCCAGAATCAACGGCTATGACTCCATTGAAGCCTTTATTGAAGCGCATTCCGGTTCCCCCTGGTTTGTCACCATGGTGGGGTTCGTTTCCGGCCTGCCGTTCATGTTCCAAATGGTTGAACGCGAGAAGCAAATACAGGTACCGAAATACGTCAGACCCAGAACCGACACCCCCAAGCTGACGGTGGGCTATGGTGGCTGTTTCTCCTGTATTTACTCCGTGCGGGGCGCCGGTGGCTACCAGATGTTCGGTGTCACCCCTGTCCCTATTTACGACCCGGCGCAAAACGCGGCACACCTGAAGGATTTTCTGGTGTTCTTCCAACCGGGCGACATCGTGAAGTTCAAACCTATCTCAGAAAATGAGTATCACGAGATCGTCAAACAGGTCGAAGACGGTACCTACCAACCTCGCACAAAATCGGTTCGGTTCTCACTGTCTGAGTTTGAAAAAGACATGGCGGGCTATAACGCAGCAATGCAGGAGGCGCTGTATGAGCATTAATGTTATCCACCCCGGGCTCGCCACCTCTGTGCAGGATTTGGGCCGCAAAGGGTATTTTCATCTTGGCATTCCGGTCTCAGGTGCGATGGACAGATTCGCCTGTCGTTGCGCCAACTGGCTGGTTGGTAACGACGAAAACGCGGCAGTGTTGGAAGCGGTGTTTATGGGGCCCAAACTGACGTTCAATCAGGACGCCACCGTGGCCGTTACAGGAGCAGATATGACCCCCATCCTTGATGGGGAAGAGCAGGTCAATTGGGCAAGCTTTGCGGTGAAAGCCGGTCAGACCCTTTCCTTCTCACATCTGACAGGCGGCGCGCGAATTTATATCGCCATTGCTGGAGGCATTGATGTGCCTGAGGTGCTGGGAAGCCGTTCGACCTATACGCTCGGGGCGCTGGGCGGATTTGAAGGCAGATTGCTACAAGCCGGGGACGAACTGCCTGTCGGCAGCGATGAAGCGCCGTTTGAAGAACGCTATTTACCCGACTTTCTACGCAGACCAAGGTTGAATCAGTTGCGGGTGGTTCCCGGCCTTTACTGGCACCGGATCACCAAAGCGGCTGGCGAGCAGTTTTTCAACGATATCTGGCAGGTAGCGCCAGAAGCAGACCGCATTGGCTACCGGTTCAAAAACGGCACGCCATTAGAGTTTGTCGAGCGCGAGCAGCCGTTTGGCGCCGGATCCGACCCTTCCAATATTGTCGACGGCTGTTATCCCTATGGCTCAATTCAGGTGCCAGCAGGGAAAGAACCCATTGTGTTGCACCGAGACGCCGTTTCAGGCGGAGGCTACTTCATGATTGGTACCGTGGTGTCGGTGGACATGGATCTTATCGGACAGATGCAGCCCAATTCACAGACCCAGTTTGTGCAAATCTCGCTGGAAGATGCGCTGAAAGCCCGTAAGGAATATGACGCGCTGTTGAAATATGCCAAACAGCATATCGAGAAGAGCGGGGCCGCACGATGACGTTGATTCGAGATAAGGCATTCATTGGTGGCGATTGGGTCGACAGTGAAAGCGGGAAAACCTACCCCGTTTTCGACCCGGCCTACACCAACATCATCGCCCATGTTCCTGAGATGGGTGAAAGCGACACCCAAGCCGCGATTGATGCAGCCCAAAAGGCATTCGGCAGCTGGCGAACAACCACGGCTAAGCAGCGGTCAGAAAAGCTGATGAATTGGTTTAACCTCATTATGGAAAACCAATCGGATTTGGCAGCGCTCATTACACAGGAATCGGGCAAGCCTTTGGCTGAGTCCATCGGTGAAGTTGGCTACGGCGCTTCATTCATCCAATGGTTCGCGGAAGAGGGGAAACGCACTTATGGTGATGTTATTCCGACAACCGCGATCGACAGGCGATTGCAAACCATCAAACAACCTGTCGGTGTCTGCGCGGCTATCACGCCATGGAATTTCCCCATCGCGATGATCACCCGCAAAGTCGCCCCCGCCCTTGCAGCAGGATGCACCATCGTCGTCAAACCGGCAGAAGCGACACCCCTTTCCGCGCTGGCGCTGGCGTCATTGGCGCAGGAAGCCGGTATACCGGATGGTGTCATTAATGTGGTGACTGCTTCCCACGGCGCCGAGGTGGGTAAGGTGCTCTGCAACAGCGCGGATGTTCGCAAGCTTTCCTTCACAGGCTCAACGGCGGTTGGCAAAACGCTGATCAAGCAATGTGCCGATACCGTTAAACGGGTGTCGATGGAGCTCGGCGGCAACGCACCCTTTATCGTCTTTGATGATGCAGATATCGATGCTGCCGTCGAAGGGGCTCTGGCCTCCAAGTTTCGAAATGCGGGGCAAACCTGCGTGTGCGCAAACCGCATCTTGGTGCAGTCCGGCATCTATGACGCCTTTGCAGAAAAGTTTGCCAATGCCGTCAGCAACCTCAAAGTCGGCGCAGGGCTAGAGCCCAGAAACCAGATTGGCCCACTCATCAACCGCTCTGCACTCGATAAAGTCGAATCACACATACGCGATGCACTGGTTTTGGGAGCACGGCGGCTAACCGGCGGAGCCAGCCATTCGCTGGGTGGCCTCTTCTATCAACCTACCGTATTGGCCGATGTTACCCCTGCCATGCGGATTGCTTCTGAAGAGACCTTTGGCCCCGTCGCTCCCCTTTTCCGCTTTGAAGATGAAGCGCAAGCCGTTGCGATGGCCAACGACACGGAATATGGCCTCGCTGCCTATTTCTATTCGCGGGATATCCAGCGCTGTCTGCGTGTCAGCGAAGCGTTGGAATACGGCATGGTCGGCGTGAACGAAGGCGTGATTTCCAATGAAGTCGCCCCCTTTGGCGGTGTGAAAGCCTCCGGTTTAGGCCGGGAAGGATCGCGACAAGGCATCGAAGAGTACCTCGAAACCAAATACGTCTGCTTTGGCGGACTCTTGTAACTCACCAGTATCAGGAACCAACAATGAACAACCAGTCACTGATGGATCGCCGCAATGCGGCGGTTCCCAGAGGCGTGGCTTCGGCTACCCCTCTGTTTGTAAAACGTGCCAAAAATGCAGAATTTTGGGATGTGGAAGACAACCGTTATATCGACTTCGCTGCGGGAATTGCAGTCGTTAATACCGGTCATAATAACCGCGCTGTCACGCAGGCAGTCACTGAGCAAATCGAGAAATTCAGCCACACGGCTTTTCAGGTCGCAGGCTACGAGAATTACATTGAGTTAGCCGAACGTTTAAATGCCATCGCCCCGATTGATGATGCCAAAACCATCCTGATGACCACAGGTGCTGAGGCATTGGAAAATGCGGTAAAAATCGCCCGTCATTACACCAAACGAAGCGGTGTTATCGCCTTTCATGGTGGGTTTCATGGCCGCACGCTTTTAACCATGGGCATGACCGGAAAAATTGCCCCTTACAAAGAAGGCTTCGGTCCGTTCCCGAACGACATTTACCACATTCCCTTCCCGGTTCCTTATCAGGGCATTGATACCGCCTATTCGCTGCAACAACTGGAGAAACTGTTCAAGACGGACATTGCTCCCTCTTCCGTTGCCGCCATTGTGCTGGAACCTGTTCAAGGGGAAGGCGGGTTTTATGCCGCGCCAAATGCGCTGATGGAACACCTTCGCGCCCTTTGCGATGAACACGGCATTGTGCTGATTTTCGACGAAGTGCAAACAGGCTTTGGCCGCACAGGGAAAACCCTCGCGAGCGAGCATTTTGAAGTGCAGCCCGATTTGATTACAGTGGCAAAAGCGCTGGCAGGTGGCTACCCACTTTCTGGCATTATCGGCAAACGCGACATCATGGACAGCCCAACGCCGGGCGGCCTTGGTGGTACCTATGGTGGTAGCCCAGTGGGATGCGCCGCCGCTTTAGCTGTGCTGGATGAATTGGAATCCAAATGCCTTAATGACCGTGCCGAGGCGGTGGGAAGCCGCCTGCATCAGGCTTTCTCCGAGATAAAAGAACTGAACCCTGAGCTGCCTATTGATCATATCCGCCACAAAGGTGCCATGATTGCGTTTGATTTTGTCTGTGATGGACAACCGGAACCCCGCCATGTGCAGCCTTTTATCAAAGCCTGCCGCAGCAAGAGGCTTATCTTGCTGCCTTGTGGTCAGTTCGGCAACGCAATCCGATTGCTGCCGCCACTCACTGTCGAAAACCATATCGTCGAAGAAGCGATAGACATTATGAGGAAGGCGTTGCTCTCTTTGCGCTAGCGGAAAATAGAAATGCCACCCAGCAGGGTGGCTTTTTGATTCAGTAACACCAATTTTGTCCCACTGAAGACATGCCTAAACGCTTATCGACTCAGAGCAACCGCAGCCCCAAAATACCTTTTCTGAAAAAAATGACCCCATCCATCATCAATATTCCCGAAAATTTCCTTTTAGGGTCCTAGCATATTTTCAAAGTATTGCTTTTGAAATTTTCTCAATCACTCCCGAGAAATAGTCAAAGCAAGCATCCTCTCTTCATTCCTAGACTCATTATTCGATCAACAACATCTGAGGAGATATACATGGAGCAAGATCTAGCTTTTCCAGATATTCCAATGGTAGGCACATACTCACAATGGGTCTCGTAAGCCTGCAAACTTCAAGAACTGAAAGAGTCTTTATCAAAGACGGGAGAGGAAATCTAAGGCTTGCAGGCGACATCTGGTGAGGGCGATAATCAAGTCACCATGACGTTAGTTAATATCCCGCTTGACTCAGCAAAAGGGCTAAAAACATGGGAAGGTCCCTCAGTGGTGTACAATCTCTCAACAAACGAAGGCCTATTGCACAATCTCGAAGAGCTTGAGGAATCGCTGAAGTCACAAGAGTTTGCCGTCACGTTGAGTACCAGTGATACCAACTGGGCATGGGGTAAGACATGGTCGCCGAATGACTCATTTACAATGACACGCTTGGGGGCACGCTATTTTGGTATCGTCCCGTTCGAAGGACCCAATCCATTTGGTTCTTTGTAGATACTAAAGCGCTGCGCAACGCAGCGCTTTTCTTATTGACGTATAAAAAACCATACCTCAATTCTTGAGACTCTTAGACACTGGCCCATTTTCAACATAAAAATGTTCTGAAGAATCATGGAGGCTCAGAGAATCTGAGCGTGACATGCTGCCACCCCCATCGTAGCGATAAAACGGTTTCCGCCCCATTCAGCGTCCACACTACCTGCCGAACATGCTGACTATCCGCCCATAATGGTTTGTGAAGATGGTGAAAGCTTTTGATCTTGCTCTGCTTTGACTAGCCCTTATCGTGACCCGAATGGGCCAAGACGTTGCGAAGCGCAGTTAGGCTTGGTTGAAATGGCGAGACAAGGGAGGAAGGACCGCCGGAGATCTATAACGATATTCAATTGCTAGAATTGCACGACTGCAACTAGCTTCCAGCCCTTTACCTATTGAATGTCTCTTGGGATGCTGGCTGTGTGATGCTAATAATGCTAGTGGCCAGTCTTTTACTTGATTGCAGAAACTCTTTCCTTGTTGTGGCCGGGAGCTTCGCTACCTCTTTCATAAAATCTAGTAAGTCCTGACTTTCTATCGCTTGATAGTAATTCATGTTGTCTTCGGTTTCTTCAAAGAACCACACTAGCGGAAAGTCTGTATAGGTGGCGATTCTTTGCAATGCTGTAACCCGAGGCTCTGTCTTCCCAGATTCCATGTCTAGATAAGTTTGCCTTGCCACGTTGAGATGCTTAGCCATCTGTACTTGAGTCTTGCCGGAGTCAATCCTGGCAATCCTTACCTTGTTAGCTATTGTTTTTCTTGTAGTTGGTTTGCTCATACTACCACCTGGCAAATTATCGATAATTTTGGTTAACACTTTTTCTAGTTATTTCATCTGTTTGTAATGATGAATCACTAGCTTGTATGCATATATATTGCTACCTCATTTATCATGAGGTAGTAAAAATGAAACACGTAGTACTTAACAACAAGCTCTATCGCTATTCCATCAACGAGAACCACACGACAGATCAAGTCGCAGTCTTCTTGTTAGGCGCCCTTCAAGATATTGAAAGCGTCAAAATGTACTCTGACCACTTCTCGAAAACACTGACGTGTATCACGCTAGAAATTCCAGGTACGGGTTATGCAGAACCTCTCGGAGCACAAGTTTCTATCTCTGAACAAAGTGACATGCTGCTAGATTTTCTGAAATACATGAACATTGGGGCCGCCCACCTAATTGGTTTCTCTTACGCGACAGCAATCGCGGCTGAAATTTGTGGTGTATGGAAAGGGGTTCAAAGTCTCAGTATCTGTGGCGGTGTACCAGGTATTCCTGAGTCTGGTATCGCTGCAACTAAGAAAATGATTGCTGCGTCAACACTCAGTAAGCGTGAATTCGCAGCGACCTTTGTTGATTCGCTGACGGCAGACGTTGAAGGAATTCCGCGCTCTGCAGTTATCAAGAAAGCAATGCTAAAAAATATATCTAACCTTGATGATTCCAGGATAAATATGTTCTTTGATAATTCAGTAAGGCTACTTGTACATAAGCCAAGCAACATTAGCCAGATAACGGTTCCTGCTGTTATTTGTGCTGCCGAACATGACCCCTATGTGACCACAAAAATTGCAAAAGAGTTTTCAGATCAACTCCCAAACAGCCACTTTATTGTCATCAAAAATTCAGACCACCTAGCTCATTTACAACACCCTGAAAGGGTAGCTAATGCATTGATTCTTATGGCTTCCACGGCTGTTCATGTAGAGAAAACACTACATGGCCTGACCAATTAATTATTAAGAAATGAATGGGGATGGTCAACGCAATTTCTTGCGTATTTTACGTTGGCCATTTTCTATCAACTGATTGATATCACAGTCCTAAATGTAAAGGCGGGAGAGTGAATTAAGGATTTGCGAGATGCTTTCCTTTTGCTCATGATCCAGATGCCGAAGAGCCTCTACAATCAGGGAGTCTCTGACATGTTGAGCAGTCCTTAAGTGATGAAACTGAGGAAATTTAGTCATTTCAGAAGTGAAGCCGGCGTGAGAATTCAACTTGAAGCCCAGCTTGCCCCGAAACCCAACGGCAACTGAGAATGCAACCGGCTTATTTTCGTTTTCAAGAACCTGATATTGGTAATCGGATAAACCAAGAACCTTTGACATAGTTTCTAGAGGTACGTTGTAGGCGTATCTAAACCGCTTTAAGTTTATTGCCAAACTGCGGTAATAGTCTTCACCAAAAGCCTCAAGATCTAATTCTGGTGGCGGTAACAGTGAGTCATAATCCAGGCCGACATAATCACTGTGACCTTCCAACTCTGTCCGAAACGCTAGAAAATCAGCTCTTTCCCTGTCGTTATATAGGTTGGTAATTATATCTATAACGGAATTGAACTGTGATAGTGGTAACTTACCTATTCTTACCAGTGCCTCTACAGATGAATCTTCCATCCCTCGGTAATACTCGCGAAGCGACAAGCCATAGTAAAAGGCCGTCATTGGTACCATCATCATCCAAGAGAACGCCGCAACAACATGTAATGGCCGGTGTCCTTGATAGCTAGGTTGCATGTACTTCTGCAGTGTTTCTACGTTTACACCTGTGAATTTTCTCTTTAGCTCCACAAAAGATACCTGGTGTGCGCGGCGAACATATGCCATTGACAGAGCAATATCTGAATCGATGTTTTTTAGTAATTCGTTGAGCCTTTCTATGTCTTTGTCTGTAACTTGGCTAGGTGAGTTGTTTTCTACTGTCATTTAAAAGGCCTTTTTACTGCTGTACTTGGTTAGTCACTAGCTGTATGACGAAATTTAAGACGGGATATCATGGAATGTATATATTCGTTTCTCCGCCCCCAAGAATTCTTCGATAGCACTGTGCTGGACAAAACTGCCGAGAGCAACGAGGAAATTGGGAAGACAGCCCCAAAAACAGATAATTCATTAAGGTATACCCCAACGCGACCACCCTACCCTGATACAAAAACTGGCAATGTGACCACTTAAATGCGACACTCCTTATTGCGACCACCTAAATGCGACGTTGACCAACTTCAGGGAGATAAATCATGTTTATTCGCGCTTACCTTCGCGCCTCGACCGATGAACAAAATGCCGAACGGGCAAAAGCCGCCCTCAATCAGTTCACCCAAGAGCATGGCCAACGCATTGCCAGTTACTACACCGAAAACATCAGCGGTACTCAACTCGATCGACCAGAGCTAAACCGTCTACTCACCGACACCCAGGCAAACGACATTCTGCTTGTTGAACAAATCGACCGACTCACCCGCCTTAACGATCATGACTGGAAAAAGCTTAAGCGCATGATTGAGGAAAAAGGCATACGCATTGTCAGCATGGACGTTCCAACCAGCTGGCAAGCACTCGACAACAACGCCCTCACCCACAACGACCCCATCATCAAGGCCGTGCTCGATGCCATCAACAACATGCTAATTGAGCTGATGGCCGCCATGGCCAGAAAGGACTACGAAACCCGAAGAGAACGCCAGCGCCAGGGCATAGAAGCCGCCAAAGCCAATGGCAAGTACAAAGGCAAACGAGCCGACACAGAACGGCACCAGAAAGTGAAATACTACAGAGAGAAAGGCCTAAGCCTGAGAGAAATTGCAGAAGCGACCGGCTATAGCAGATCGCAGGTTTGTAGGATATTGGCTAGCTAAGGGACAGGAATCAGTTAGAGTCAGATTTCTAATCCTCTCACTTCGGATAACTTTAGTTTGGGGAAATCGAAGTAGATGGCTTTGTTGTTCGAGAGCATTGGCTGCTAACGCAGCCAATAGAATACAATTGCCTATTGACCGGGGAAGGGCTCATATGTGTTAGGCTTACTCCTCTTCGTCACATATGGTTCGAATTGATAATTCTGGTGAGTTGAAGTCCACTGGAATGATAAAACCAAGACCGTACTTTTCCTTAAGGTGATGTATAATCGGATTATATAATGGGGAAAGTTTTGATAATGGCGTTAACTTACGATCTATATCAGAATCAGGAATATATGCCACTCCATTTTTTTCTTGTTCTATAGGGTCTATAACTTCCCCTCGAAAAGGTTTGATGAAATTACTTTTTTTTATAAGTTTATAGTTCTCACTATATGGATTCAAAGCCAAGTATACTGTGATTACTCCAGATTGTTCATATCCTATAATCGCTGCATCAATAATTTTATGTCTAAAGAAATCAGCATTTCTATAGAAATAGCATACTTTTGAGTTGCCATTAGAATCTACTATCAAAGTACTCCCATAGATTGTGTCTTTGAACTGATCTGATTTTGTTAATGTATTGGATCCAGTTGCGATAAAACTAATTATTTTGAAATCATGTTCCTTATCTGAGGAGGAACGTAATTGCTTTTTAGCCTCCTTTATTATGCCAGAAATTGTTTCATTTCGACCAAGTTTTCCTTCGACAACTGCGACATCACCTGCATTGAGTTTTTCTTCTTTTTCTTTAGCTATTTCTTCTGAGTCCTTCTTCATTTTAGCTTCAACGATTGCGGTTTCATTGCCATAACTGATAAGAAAGTCTGCTTCCTTTTTTTCTTCATGGTCAGAGGTTGGAATAATAGAAACCTCATAACCAAGCCATTCTAATAACTTTTTTGAAATTTCATCTGATTGATTCATATGGCCAAGAATTCCTTATTAATCACCAATATTTGAAGTAACCAAAAGTAACCCAGTGTTTTTATTCCATTCAAGCCTTTGTTGTGTAACTTGAACTTAAATGGAAACCGCTACCTACCTTTCAAATCATGCGTTACAATTATTGGAATAATTATATCTACTATTTCTTCCATTTCTTCTTCTGAAAATGGGGGGCCATTACGTAAGACATGATCAATCTGAGTCAAGTAATCGGATGAAAACTGAGTGTCAACGGTTTCATCTTTCCCATATATGTCATCAATTAGCCCATCTAACTCAGCTTCGATAAAGTCTTTAAGTGAAGAAATATTATTACTCTCCAAGCAAGATTTAATTTCATCTCTAATTCTTTTTTCTTCTTGACTTGTCAATTAAAACCCCTACTTGACTTGGCAGATTCCAAACTTGGTCATTTAAACACCCATTTTGGAGTTTTCCAAGCATCTCATGAGTGCTAAAGTTCGATCTGACTGCATATTTTCATCATAATATCATGCAGTTAAACAAAATCGAGGATGATGAAATCCGACAATATGGCACACTTCACATCCTTTCCGTTTTACATTAGAAAACCTATCGAAAACTTTTTAATTTAGATCAATGGGATGTGCTTCCGCTGACGCAAAATGGGGCATAAGCGAGCTAGATTCTAACCAATATCAGCAGCCCCACTACGCATTATACCCATAGTGTTAAATCACTTTTCCCCGCGAACCAGAGTGATTACAGGCCCAACCTCAACTTATCCAAAGTGGGCTGCGCCTAAACAAATCAACACCTAACTCGAAACTGTCCAATATCCACTTATTACGCTACCGCTCTACCGCAACGACTTTGCGCTGTTCAGGGGAGCGACCATATATGTCCCGATTTCCACACCCTTATCCAGAGCAGTGATTTGACGTTGGACCTGAGGTAGGAGCCGTGTGCGTTAGTAGCGCTCGTACAGATCTGTTTGGAGGCTAGCCTAGCGGGTGACCATGATTCCTACCGTAACCAAAACTAGCAGAACTTTCATTGATTTTGCTTATTTAATAATTGCTTGTGTGGTTGGCAACCAGTTAGAAGTGTGGGGCATCGCTGTTAGCTCTGCCCCATCGCTTTAGGATTATTCCGTGGACACCGCCCTACCAAATTCATAGTAGACGTGTTTTCTATCGTAGCTTGGTGTAAACAACAGTGGTTTTGTGAAATCCCACAACCAGGAGTTACTGTCTTCGACACCCCAAACTGTGACTGAATTGCAATTTGGTGATACATAACATACGCGAGGCCATTCGAAATATAATCTTTTCTGTTCGTCAGATGGCCTTAATACACCAAAGATGCTCGGAAAATCCCACCCAATATTGAATTTTCCTTGAATAATATCAGTCACCGCTGTGGTGCCATATGGGATTAACTTGGCGTAGTCTTGCGGGTCTATAGAAGAAATGTCCAGCTCAGTAATTGATACTTCAATACCCAACTCATCATATCTTTTCATGTTTTTTATCATGTCATCCCATTTGGGGTTTTGCATGAATGCATGCATCTGAAAACCTACTCCGTCGATAGGAACGCCATCATCGATCAACTCTTTGATAATACTGAATAGATTATTGGACTTCTCTCCAAGGTCTGCCACCAGGTAATCGTTAATAAAAACTTTTGTGGATGGGTCAACTTCTTTTACCTTATTAATCACTTTGGCAAGATAATTTTTACCGAGTTTTTTCATATAAATAGAGTTACGAAATCTCGAGTCAACAGGGGATACACTATCGGGTATGAATTTTTGCTCAAGATACGATCCGGTTATTTCATTTGCAACATCCCAAGCGTAAACTCTACCAGCATACCTTCCGACGACTTTTTCGATATATTCATCAATAATTCTTTCTACTTCTTCAGGCTTTGTTTTGGCATTGATTCCATTAATAACACTTTGGTGCCAAAGAAGAGTATGCCCACGCACACTT
Proteins encoded:
- a CDS encoding 5-oxoprolinase subunit B family protein, which encodes MKTRYSYGGDEHIFVEVSEEMSLAAFFKSLSITQAIREANLPGVEEICPANASFQVKYNPDVCAPETMLAAIQDIEKAQAAGKAEIDTRIVEVPVFYQDPWTHETLMRFRDRHQDPEGTDLSYAARINGYDSIEAFIEAHSGSPWFVTMVGFVSGLPFMFQMVEREKQIQVPKYVRPRTDTPKLTVGYGGCFSCIYSVRGAGGYQMFGVTPVPIYDPAQNAAHLKDFLVFFQPGDIVKFKPISENEYHEIVKQVEDGTYQPRTKSVRFSLSEFEKDMAGYNAAMQEALYEH
- a CDS encoding biotin-dependent carboxyltransferase family protein, whose amino-acid sequence is MSINVIHPGLATSVQDLGRKGYFHLGIPVSGAMDRFACRCANWLVGNDENAAVLEAVFMGPKLTFNQDATVAVTGADMTPILDGEEQVNWASFAVKAGQTLSFSHLTGGARIYIAIAGGIDVPEVLGSRSTYTLGALGGFEGRLLQAGDELPVGSDEAPFEERYLPDFLRRPRLNQLRVVPGLYWHRITKAAGEQFFNDIWQVAPEADRIGYRFKNGTPLEFVEREQPFGAGSDPSNIVDGCYPYGSIQVPAGKEPIVLHRDAVSGGGYFMIGTVVSVDMDLIGQMQPNSQTQFVQISLEDALKARKEYDALLKYAKQHIEKSGAAR
- a CDS encoding NAD-dependent succinate-semialdehyde dehydrogenase, yielding MTLIRDKAFIGGDWVDSESGKTYPVFDPAYTNIIAHVPEMGESDTQAAIDAAQKAFGSWRTTTAKQRSEKLMNWFNLIMENQSDLAALITQESGKPLAESIGEVGYGASFIQWFAEEGKRTYGDVIPTTAIDRRLQTIKQPVGVCAAITPWNFPIAMITRKVAPALAAGCTIVVKPAEATPLSALALASLAQEAGIPDGVINVVTASHGAEVGKVLCNSADVRKLSFTGSTAVGKTLIKQCADTVKRVSMELGGNAPFIVFDDADIDAAVEGALASKFRNAGQTCVCANRILVQSGIYDAFAEKFANAVSNLKVGAGLEPRNQIGPLINRSALDKVESHIRDALVLGARRLTGGASHSLGGLFYQPTVLADVTPAMRIASEETFGPVAPLFRFEDEAQAVAMANDTEYGLAAYFYSRDIQRCLRVSEALEYGMVGVNEGVISNEVAPFGGVKASGLGREGSRQGIEEYLETKYVCFGGLL
- the gabT gene encoding 4-aminobutyrate--2-oxoglutarate transaminase: MNNQSLMDRRNAAVPRGVASATPLFVKRAKNAEFWDVEDNRYIDFAAGIAVVNTGHNNRAVTQAVTEQIEKFSHTAFQVAGYENYIELAERLNAIAPIDDAKTILMTTGAEALENAVKIARHYTKRSGVIAFHGGFHGRTLLTMGMTGKIAPYKEGFGPFPNDIYHIPFPVPYQGIDTAYSLQQLEKLFKTDIAPSSVAAIVLEPVQGEGGFYAAPNALMEHLRALCDEHGIVLIFDEVQTGFGRTGKTLASEHFEVQPDLITVAKALAGGYPLSGIIGKRDIMDSPTPGGLGGTYGGSPVGCAAALAVLDELESKCLNDRAEAVGSRLHQAFSEIKELNPELPIDHIRHKGAMIAFDFVCDGQPEPRHVQPFIKACRSKRLILLPCGQFGNAIRLLPPLTVENHIVEEAIDIMRKALLSLR
- a CDS encoding helix-turn-helix transcriptional regulator, with product MSKPTTRKTIANKVRIARIDSGKTQVQMAKHLNVARQTYLDMESGKTEPRVTALQRIATYTDFPLVWFFEETEDNMNYYQAIESQDLLDFMKEVAKLPATTRKEFLQSSKRLATSIISITQPASQETFNR
- a CDS encoding alpha/beta fold hydrolase; this translates as MKHVVLNNKLYRYSINENHTTDQVAVFLLGALQDIESVKMYSDHFSKTLTCITLEIPGTGYAEPLGAQVSISEQSDMLLDFLKYMNIGAAHLIGFSYATAIAAEICGVWKGVQSLSICGGVPGIPESGIAATKKMIAASTLSKREFAATFVDSLTADVEGIPRSAVIKKAMLKNISNLDDSRINMFFDNSVRLLVHKPSNISQITVPAVICAAEHDPYVTTKIAKEFSDQLPNSHFIVIKNSDHLAHLQHPERVANALILMASTAVHVEKTLHGLTN
- a CDS encoding recombinase family protein, whose translation is MFIRAYLRASTDEQNAERAKAALNQFTQEHGQRIASYYTENISGTQLDRPELNRLLTDTQANDILLVEQIDRLTRLNDHDWKKLKRMIEEKGIRIVSMDVPTSWQALDNNALTHNDPIIKAVLDAINNMLIELMAAMARKDYETRRERQRQGIEAAKANGKYKGKRADTERHQKVKYYREKGLSLREIAEATGYSRSQVCRILAS
- a CDS encoding endo-1,4-beta-xylanase is translated as MSQKSYALKPTLSTLLLLIAIFMLQGCMPEAKNDEHVVLADSKKLFTLHATDKDPNHQNSLTYRIIQYPKFGNATLNKNKVTYQPAKGFIGLDSIEFVASDGIDTSAPATVTLKVGPSEKHGLQDFVDYDFLVGAAFNDKFVDDDKYKNVFSREFNVLTPENAFKPTSLISSDGSYHFDTADKIMDFASSNGISVRGHTLLWHQSVINGINAKTKPEEVERIIDEYIEKVVGRYAGRVYAWDVANEITGSYLEQKFIPDSVSPVDSRFRNSIYMKKLGKNYLAKVINKVKEVDPSTKVFINDYLVADLGEKSNNLFSIIKELIDDGVPIDGVGFQMHAFMQNPKWDDMIKNMKRYDELGIEVSITELDISSIDPQDYAKLIPYGTTAVTDIIQGKFNIGWDFPSIFGVLRPSDEQKRLYFEWPRVCYVSPNCNSVTVWGVEDSNSWLWDFTKPLLFTPSYDRKHVYYEFGRAVSTE